The Lewinellaceae bacterium nucleotide sequence GTTGGCGCATATCGCGGCAGGCTCCAAAAAGTCGCTCCACTTCCTGAAAAGTCAGGACCTCGGTAAAATACTTTTGGAGGCGCGGGTTGGGAATTTTCACTACCAGGTCCAGTCGGCGAATGACTTCCCGGCAATAATACTTGACACCGCATACGCGAAGATTGACAGAAGAAGAACTGAGTTGTTGGTGATCGCGGGCAAAAACGAGGTAGGCTTTAATCTCATCGGCAGAGCAGTCTTCTGGTCGTTTGTCCAGGTGCAGCATTAAATCACGAAGACCACGAAGGTAATTTTGTCGGGTAGCCCAGGCATTATTGGCAAGAGCCATATGGTTATCCATGCGCTGGAGCGCGTCATCAAATTCAGTTACGCCCGTGGGCTTCCAGGTTTTTTTTAACAATCATAATTGATTACTTTAGTGAAACAATGAAAAGAAAATAGTAATTTAATCGGTGCAAAGCAAGTGGGGAGGGATTAGTTGCTCCGTAGGAGCTTTGTTCAACAATGTATATGCGATAATGCTCCCTAGGCGGTCGCACTACGCATATACTGACCGTTGGCACCAATAACTAATTATACAACCTACTTCTTTCCAATTATCTTGGTTGAAGAAATAGACAGCATTTATGCTGAGAGAAGAAGAATTTTGCTAACCAAATCATACCATCTTTCTTTTATGCCATTCAAAAATAACTACTTTATGAACCGAATAACTCAACTATTTATATTTCTAGTACTTGGTTTCTTGTTCATCCCCACCGGGATGCAGGCACAGCCCTTATCCTGTCCCATAAATCATGGCGGTTTAGTTTTCAGCATATAACCTAATTTCATGGCTCGTAGTAATTTTAAACTTTGCCATAATAATTTTTCTCCAGGCAAAGGTTGAACTTTTGATTTTGCAAAACCTGATAAAGAACCTAAGGCTAAAATAAAATCTGTTACTGTTTTTATTTTTACTCCAGTATATTGTTTCAAAATTTCAATTTCAATTGTATCAAAGACCTCTGCTGCTATTGCATTGGGCTTAGCTTTCCCTATATATGCTAACCACAATAGCTGCCAGGCGACTAAAGAACAAACTTCTAAAGCATGTTTTAACCTAATGAAAACATCAAATTGCAAACGCTCCACTTTTAACCCTGATTTGAGTACTAAATGAAACCGTTCGATAGGCCAGCGTAAAACATAAAAATGTAATACTTCATATGCCTCATCAAAATTATTTACTTCTAAAGTCGTCAATAAATACCATTCAACAGGTGATTTTATTCCTTCCTTTTCTATTTCTTTAACATGGACTAATGTTAAGGAATGGGTTTTACCTTTTTTATGATAAGCAGGGGGATATTCTATTTTTGCTACTCGAAGGGATAACTGCGCCTTCCTTTTTTTTCTGTTTTTTTGACGAGGAATGGTTACTTCTAGCTTCCCTAATTCTTCTACCAATTCTGGGATTTTTGATACTTTAGTTTTATTTCCCTTATAAAAAATATTGCGATTAAGGTGTTGTGCTCGAATTAAAAGTTCAATCGACTGTTTTCGTGACCATGAAAAATGTTCATAAAAATCAGCCTCCCTGTCTCCAACTACAATTACCTGGCCGTGATAGTCCTCAAACCATTCATTAACCCAGTTTTTTGTTCGAATCCATTTGAAACTTTCCTTTTCTTGTATTGAATAGTTATGGTTTTTCTTCTTTCTCCCTGAAGCTCTAGGAGCCCAAATATATTGACCAATCAATCCTAATGGCTCTGCTTCTGTAGTCAGAACCATCGCAGAATGAATATTTAGCCCTTTTGTATTTTTTCCACCAAGACCACCAAGACCTTTAGTGCTTTTGTGGCTACTATAATTCAAATCAGCTGTATCCTCAATTACTAAAATCCGGTTGTGATTTTTACACCGCTCTAGCGTTTTGTGCCGATGCCCAAGTTGAATATCAATTGATTCTTCTTTTGAAAAAAGACGATGTGCTGATTTTCTCACGACTTCTCCACATGCAGATGAAAAAGAATGTTCTGGCTTCTCTTGCAAAGAATGGCACATCTTTACCAAGTTTGATCGAAAACGTTCATCAGGTAATTTTGAATACTCGAGTTCTTCGCTCCAAAATTCTAAACTAGCCGTATTTTTATGCATAATAAACACTTGTATTTGACATAAAAATAAACTTTTTTAAATTTATGGGACAGGATAAGGGCACAGCCTTGTATGGAACTGATCTGGTCCGATGAATTTGACGGCATGGCCCTGGACACCACCCGGTGGAGTCAGCAAATCGGAAACGGCTGTCCGGAACTCTGTGGTTGGGGGAATAATGAACAGCAGTACTATACAGACGCTCCCGAAAATATCAAGGTAGAAAATGGCCTGCTGGTCATTACCGGACGGGAGGATAGCGTGGGAGGAGAGGACTATTCTTCCGCCAGAATCAAAAGCCAGGGAAAAGCCGACTTCCGGTACGGCCGCTTTGAAGCCCGAATGAGGTTTCCCACGACACAGGGGGTTTGGCCCGCCTTCTGGATGCTCCCGACGGAATCCGTCTACGGCGTATGGCCCGGAAGCGGGGAAATAGATATCGCAGAGATGATTGGGAGCAATCCTGGTCAGGCCGTCGGAACCGTACACACCGGCATGCCTTATGACTACAATTCCGGGTATTATGATTTGCCTCCGGGCGAAACCTTCGCCGACGACTTTCACGTGTTTGCCATGGAATGGGAACCCGATTCCATCACCTGGTTTGTGGATGGCATCCAATACCATCAATTGACTGCGGATGATATTGGCCCCTGGGAACCTTTCCAAGAAGACTTTTATCTCATCTTGAATCTGGCCTTGGGGGGGAATTGGCCAGGAGATGTGGACGCCACCACCGTACTGCCTCAGACCCTGGAGGTGGATTACGTACGGGTGTATAACCGGCCGGATAGACTCCCTATAAGGGGTGTTCAACCCGTGGTGGAGGCGGTTGGCCTTCAATACCGCACCTTTGACATTGCTGGAGCCAATTATATCTGGACGGTCCCTCCTGATGCTGAGATTACCTCCGGACAGGGCACCCATGAAATTACAGTGGACTGGGGCTGTACCCCCGGAAATATTTCCCTCGAATTACAAACCGCTTGCGATACTGCGACCCTTTCCTACGATGTGCCCAGCTTTGCGCTTCCGACCCTCTCTGGTCCGGGCACCGTCACAGGAAATCAAGCCGGCATCACCTATAGCCTTTCACAGGCAAGCTCGGGCTCCTTGACATGGGAAGTGCCGAATGGGGCCAGTATTGTCTCGGGACAAGGCACCAACCAAATTGAAGTGGACTGGGGATGTGAATACGGTGATGTGATCGTCACTTACGCCGGCTCCTGCGGCTCCTCTTTTAGTGATACCCTGTCGGTAGCTATCCAAACATATACCATTAGCGGTCAGCCATCCATACCCCCCAATACTACAAACCGCACCTATTCCATTGGTGAGGTACCTAATGCCACCTATATCTGGTCTGTTCCCTCCGATGTTAGTATCATTTCAGGACAAGGTACCTCTACCATAGAGGTCGACTTCGGAACTATGGACGGGGTCATCAGCGTAATAGTTGAGACGACTTGCGGGACGAACAGCTACGATTTCCCTTTTGCGGTTGAAGCATCTTTTCTGTATGCAGATTTTGATGTCGTGGATTTGGAATTCATACCCTATGAAGGTGTAGTATTCGAAGAGGTCGACAACCCTTCACCTTCCGGGATCAATACGAGCAATCGCGTAGGCCGTGTAAACAAAACGTTTGGATCCGCCCCGTTTGCGGGAATTGAAGCAGATGTGTATGAAATAGCCTTTGACCTCAGACCCGTTATGAGTCAAAAAGTATTTTCCAGTGCAACCGGCGTGGTTCGATTCATGCTGGACGACGAGACAACGGGAATGGAAAGAATCAAGGTAGAGCTAGACTACGGCCCCAACGATGTCAATCAATGGGTCCAACTCGTCTATGACTTCACAGGAATACCCTCCGAAGTCTATGACCAACTAAGATTGACTTATAATCACGGGAGTACAACCACAGAATTCTGGTACTTTGATGATGTGATGGGGCACACTGAGGCGATTTTAAGCACCAGTTTGGTCGAATCAATCACAAAGACGATAAAGGTCTATCCCAACCCCTCCTCAGATCTGTTTTTTGTGGATACAAAAGACATTTTCCCAGTGGGCAGCAACTACGATCTCGAGATTCTGGATACACAGGGAAGACTTGTATTAAGGCAACAAGATATTGCTCAGGGGCAACCGGTAGCCTTTGATCTCGGTGCACAACCAACAGGCATGTACTTCCTGCACTTGAGCGGTCAATCACTGCACTATGTCAAGGCCATCGTGAAAAAGGAATAATCGGATTCACCATCTGAGGGCACCCTCTTATGGGAGCTGGGATTACAGTGGTTCCTTTTATTGGAAGAAAATTGACGTTACTTACAATTTTGAAATTGAAAATAGAATTTTAAAAAGGAATATTAAGAACAAACAATCAATGGAAGATTCTACTTATAGTGAAATTGACCAATTCACAGTGGAGTTAGGACTATTAAGGTTTCAAAGAACGGATGGTCAAATTTCAGGCTTTAAGTTTGACTCTGATAGGCTGAAAAATTTAACGTTCCGAAAAATAACTGGTGCCAACAATGTGGATAATGTCCAGTGCCTCCACAAGGTCGGCACCCTCATATCCACCCACGTTATGTATAAGGCCGGGTTAAGTCTAACATTGTCGTAATTGAGGATTATTAATTTTCTGGAAGGACGTCAAAAATGCGCTTACAAAAAATAGCATGTTCCACCCAGGTAGAAAAAATAGAGTTAGAATTAGAATTACGTCAAAAGATAAAAGATCAGAATTTGGACAAAATTATGTGGAATAAAACGATTTCCAAATTAACCGAATCCAAAAAAGAATCGAGCAGAAATTGAGAAGAATTAGATTTCCAAAATTAGGAATGAAATAGAAATTAGAAAAGCGCATTTTGACTTTTTCTAAACGGGACAGAAACCGACTTTTGGAATAAAAAATTACAGATGCAGGTAGAAGATTGCTCTGAATCACGGCCCAAATACATAACACTGGCTATAGGTAATAGCTGCTGAAATTGAAAAGGCAAAGACATTAACTTTAAGCAACGGAATTGTTTACGGGAAGGAAGCTACCATTTGGCCGCTACTACCCATAGCCCGGACCGTTACCAGCCATTGAAATGAAGAGCAGATTCAAAATATTGACACTTTTATTTCTATTTGTAATTGGTTGTAATTCCAAGCAGAATAACAATACCTCTGTCATTGAGAAAACTGACGACGATTCTGTGACTTTTGAAAAATTAACTAAGAATAACAATTCTGCAATTGACTCTAACATTAGTAAAGTTCTTGACTCTCTGAAAATTGATACCGAAATTAAAAGTGCCAAATATTTTATTTACGCTTGTGAGCATTTATTTGACTTTAACTCATTGCAATTTGAATTCAACAATTTATCAACAGGATTTTTAAAGGACAACATAAAAATCAAATCTTATAATAGTGATTTTCTAATTACAATAAATTATGAACAATGGTCAACTAATGGAAATTCAATCAAACTATTTCTTTATAACAATAATTTAAAGGAATTAGGGAATGGAGAATTAATGGGTTGTCACTATCATAATGATGTAATAAAAATTTATGATTGGAACAATGATTCAATTGATGAGATTCAATATAGAATAGATTGGCCGACACAGTCAGTAGCATACATTGAGCATATTGAAGAAATTTATAGATTTACTGAATCATTTGATTTTGAGAATATATTTTGCATTTCTTTGGAAACAAGAGATTGTAGTCCCACGAGAGAAGAAAAAGGTGAAGTTGTAGAAAGGCACTATAAATTTATGAATCAGAAAGAGATAAAAGTAACAGAACTCGTTTTCTCCTTTGACTGTGAAAACTTTGAATGGCACGATAGAATTAATAAGAAGAAAAAAGTAAATTCCAATGAATATTTAATGAAATGGAATGAGAATAAAAAAACATTTGAAAAACAACAGGCTGGTAACAAAGGCTATACCCAATAAGGGTTTTAGTAGTAAACTGAAATTAAGCGCAAGTAATGAACATTAGTAATAAATTGAAACGGAAGCGCTTCGTAATCCCTTACTGGGCATAGCCAAACCGTTAGCAAACATTATAAAAAATTACTCATTAAACTGTAACATTTTACTTCGTCTTGTATCTAAAGGATATAAACACAAAAAACAAGAAAATGTGCACTAAAAGAAAATCAAAATGGTTTCCATTAATTTCAATAGGACTATTAATGGTGGTACTTCCAAATTTCATTGAGCGGATAAGTTCTTTGCATATTACGGATTTCTATAAAAACATATTGATGATAAGCGGAATAATTGTTGAACTTATTGGCGTAATATTAATGAGTAAAGAAAAAAGACAAGCTAAACATCAATAAATAGTTTTAGCAGTATTTTATTAAAACTACGTTATGGATTTTGACGAAATATATAAAAGCTATTCATCAAAAATATTTCGTATTTGTCTAGGATTTTTTAATGACTTTGAATTAGCAAAAGACATAACACAAGAAACATTCATTGCAGTTTGGGTGAATTTGAAAAAATTTGAAAACCGCTCTTCCATTGGAACTTGGATTTATAGAATAGCTACTAATAAATGTCTACGTCAAATTCAAAAAGAAAATTCTCATCCAACTGTAGAACTTCCTGCAAATTTAAAGAATATAGCACCAAGTTTTGAAGAAGATGAAAAACTATCAAGATTACACCAATACATTTCTGAACTTCCAGAATTGGAAAGAATAATTATCACGTTATCATTAGAAGACGTTCCGCAAGAAAAAATTGCAGAAATTATTGGGATTTCACACGCTAATATTCGAGTGAAATTTCATAGAATTAAAGCAAAACTCACAAAAAAATTCAAAGAGAATGGACAATTTTGAAGACATTAAACAACTTTGGAATTCCAAAAACACTTTGGATATTCCTAATTTAGAACATATACAAAATGTTGTAAAAAAATACCAACGCAAGAGAAAACGTAATGCTTTTTTAGTAACTTCTTTATTTGTTTTATGTGGTATAGCTTTTATTTTGATTATTATTCTTCACAAGCCATTACATTGGTCAACCAGTTTAGGAGAAATTCTAATTGCAATAGGATTTTTATCAGGATTAGTTCTGAAGTTAAAATCATTAAAAAATATTTCAAAAAACGAATTGAAATCTAATAGCGATTTCCTTAAAGATTTAATCAAAGACTTCAATAAAAAAAAATCAAAAGCAAATTGGCATTTAATATTTTCAGTTCTTTTGTTAGCAATTGGATATGGATTTTTCATCTATGAAGAGATTAAGGATAACCAACTTGAATTAATTTTAAGTTACCTTGGAATTACACTTTTTGCAGTTGGAATGTATTTTATTTTCAGACCTTTTATGAAAAGAAAATCAAAAAAGAAAATTCAAATAATAATTGATGAAATAGAAAAAACGTTTGCTAACAATGTATATAAAAAATAGGCGAAACAGTAATAAATTCAAAGACAGTATCCTATTAAGTGTGTAAATAAAAAATAGAGGGCTTCGCCCGAATTTTTAGATTTTGACTCTTTCGTCAAAAATAGCAATAAATTGGTTAAGAATAATGGGCCAGTTGCGAATCGGCATGGTCCATTTTTTCGTTATTTCAAAAATCGCTAGATAAACCGACTTTTTCAATGCATTATCCGTTGGAAAAGACATTTTGTTTTTGGTGTATTTTCTGATTTTTCCGTTGAGATTTTCAATCAAATTTGTGGTATAAATGATCGTTCTAATTTCAAGAGGGAAGTCAAAAAAAGTGGTCAGCTCATCCCAGTTATTATACCATGATTTAATAGCGTAAGGATACTTGTGATTCCATTTTTCATCAAAGTCCTTTAGAGCTGCCTGGGCGGCTTCTTTGGTCGGTGCTCCATAAATGGTTTTCATGTCTTTGGCAAAAACCTTACGATCTTTCCAGACAACGTATTTGGAAGCATTCCTGATTTGGTGCACGACACAAATTTGAGTGCTCGTTTCAGGAAAAACACTTTTAATAGTCTGGGTAAAACCGTTGAGATTATCCGTCACGGTAATTAAGATATCTTCTACGCCCCGAGCTTTGATATCGGTCAGTACGCCCATCCAAAAACTGGCGGCTTCACTTTTACCCAACCACATGCCCAAAACCTCTTTCCTCCCGTCTTTCTTGAGTCCTACGGCCAAATAGACTGTTTTATTGGTCACTCTGGAGTTCTCACGGACTTTAAAAACAATCCCATCCATCCACACGATTAGATACTGAGATTCCAGGGGGCGATTTTGCCAGGCAATGATATCCTCGGTCACCTTATCGGTGATTTTGGAGATGGTAGACGTAGAGATGTTGAAGTCATACAAATCCCGAATTTGTTCCTCAATATCGGCATTGCTCATCCCTTTGGCATAAAGTGAAATTACGATCGATTCAATGCCTTTAGCCAGCCTGGATCGTTTAGGAACAATCTGAGGTGTAAAACTTCCATCCCGGTCTCTGGGCACCTCGATTTCAGATTCGCCATAGGAGGTTTTGATTACTTTTTTAGAATTGCCGTTCCGGGCATTTGGATTGTCGCTCCTCTGGTGTTTGGCATAATCCAGATGGGCATCAATTTCTCCTTCCAGCATTTTTTCAATGCCGCGTTTGTGAAGCTCACTGAGGAAAGATTCTAACTCATCCCCAGTCTTAAATTGCTTCAGGAAATCATCGTTTAATAGATCTTCTTTTTTCATCATCAGTAAAGTATGTTTTAAAATTACAAAAAATTAAAATAGGGGGCCATGGCCCCCTATTTTAAAACTTACACACTTTACTGGATACTACCAATTCAAAGCTTGTTGCTCGTATCAAACTTTCTGCTTAACCGAAAGTTTCGTGCTTAATAACCGCCTACTTTTCATATACTAACCGTTAGCCACCATTAAAATAGAAGAATCCTGATCTCAATAATCAATCACAACCATCATTGAAGAAAGAAAAGCATAGCATACTGTAATTTTAGGACCGTATCTTAAAACTTCCATTCCACACCCATATTCAAGTTGAACTGATGTACCCCTACTTTTAAATCATCATCGCTGAATAACTGGTTGTTGCTCCAATTCCATTGAGGGCGAAAAGCAAGTTTGATATGTTCTGATAAATGATAATTAATAAATGGGCTCATTCTAAGACTTAGGCCAAACTTTTCAAAAATAGCAGCTGGATCAGATTGTGAAAAATTGATAACTGAAGATTGGTCATCCAATGTTTTGCCAGACTGATAAATACGGAAATTAAATGCCACTCCACCTGAAATACCATAACTCCATTTATTATTATGTTGAATAAATCCAACCTCCACCGGAATGCTTAATAAGCGGTATTTATTGTAATGTTCTATTTGTCGTATAATTCTAGCACCAACTATTGTATCGCCAAACTGCTCACTGACCGTATTCCCTAAACTGTCAATGAACACAGCTAACAAGGCCTGGGGTTTGAATATTTGACTGTCCCTTTGGGTGCTATATGTGAATTTAGAGTGCAATTGGTGATATTCCAATCCGCTGGAAACCTGCCATTTTTTATTGATGCTCAGGGCGGTAAGAAGTCCGATACTATACCCGGTTTTTCCTTTTTCTGTTTTTTCTTTTAAGGTTGCTGTTTCGTCTTGAGAATGAAAATAAAAATATGGTTGATTAAATCCACTAATAACAGTAAAGCTCCAAGAAAGAGGGATGCCGGAAGAAAGGCCATCCGGCAATAATTTATCCTTGGGTAGCAGCTCCAGGTTGGGAAGGGGGCTTTCCTTTAATAGCGAATATGGCTTTAAAGGCAGTGTTGCCAATTCCAAAGTGTCGCTCAAGGAACGAATGTTTCCATTCAAAACTATGCCGTCATCTGGCAATTTGTCTGTCGCTTCGTTTGGAATACTAAGTTGTGTTTCTTTATTTGTTTGATTATTAGCATTATCTGTAGTTGCTGATATGACTGCGTCATTTACTGCCTGATTTATGTAGTCTTTATTATCTTCGAGTGATGATTTTTTTTTGGTTTGCGATAAAGAGTTTGATGTTTTTTCTTCGCTATTATTTAAATCGGATGGTGAGGAAAATAAAGTCTCTCTTTCCTGGTTATCATGTATACGTAAAGCATTTTTTTTACCTGAAAAATTCTCATTCCTCGTCCTGCTTAATTCATGCGAATTAGATTTTTCGATGTCGATTGGAGCGTTTGGAGAATTAACTTTATTTTCTTTTCCGATTACTTTTGTAGTTTCAGTAATATCATGAGCGTGGTTATTTTCATTGAAGGAAAGGGAGTCCGCAGGTTTAATTTCCGTTATACCATCAATGGACAGTTCATCATTCTGATTGGTTAAGACTGTACTATTTTCAATCTCACCAGGATTTTGTTTAATATGATAGACCACAAGGATGGAAACAGGCACTAACAATAAAAGCAGTAAGCCATGTTTCCAATTAAACGACCACCAACCAGTTTTTCTACCAGTATCATCCAACTCTGAGGCAATCTCCCCCCAAAGACCTTCTACATCAAAGTCATCGCCAGGTAATTCCTGGTTGTTAAATCTATTGGTATATTCTTCTTCTAGATTTTCCATGTTTTAAATATTTAGAAGTACAGGGTACTCATGCCCCGATCTGATTTATTTTAATTGTCTATTAACATTGGTTTGGCTTTTTGAAACCATGCTTTTGCCCTTGAAAGGTTCTTTCTGGACAATGCCTCGCTGATCCCAAGAAAAGAAGCAATTTCCTTATGATTGTAACCTTCAATAACAAAAAGGTTGAAGACTTCAAAATAACCTTTCGGCATCTTTTTTAAAATAGCCAACAATTTGTCATCTGTTACTTGTTCAAGTGCAGTCGGCCTTTGCGTTCCTTCGTGGTTGACAACCAGGAGCTCTTCCGTCGGTGCACCTATAACCCTCTCGTTATAATTAAGGCAAGTATTGATAATTATCCGGCTTGCCCAACTTTTTAAGGGTGCTTTCTTAGAGTCGTAGGTATTTATACTCTTAAAAATTTTGACAAAGCTTTCTTGCAGTACATCTTTCTCATAAGAAGTGTTTCGCAAATACCTATTCGCAACAGCTCTCAGATAAGGAAGAAGTATTAAATACAATTCCTTTTGATCCTTTCGGTTATTAGAAATGCAGCCTTCTAATATGCCTGGAGCTAATTCCATCTATAGCTATGTTAGTTTTTTG carries:
- a CDS encoding IS256 family transposase encodes the protein MKKEDLLNDDFLKQFKTGDELESFLSELHKRGIEKMLEGEIDAHLDYAKHQRSDNPNARNGNSKKVIKTSYGESEIEVPRDRDGSFTPQIVPKRSRLAKGIESIVISLYAKGMSNADIEEQIRDLYDFNISTSTISKITDKVTEDIIAWQNRPLESQYLIVWMDGIVFKVRENSRVTNKTVYLAVGLKKDGRKEVLGMWLGKSEAASFWMGVLTDIKARGVEDILITVTDNLNGFTQTIKSVFPETSTQICVVHQIRNASKYVVWKDRKVFAKDMKTIYGAPTKEAAQAALKDFDEKWNHKYPYAIKSWYNNWDELTTFFDFPLEIRTIIYTTNLIENLNGKIRKYTKNKMSFPTDNALKKSVYLAIFEITKKWTMPIRNWPIILNQFIAIFDERVKI
- a CDS encoding IS4 family transposase is translated as MHKNTASLEFWSEELEYSKLPDERFRSNLVKMCHSLQEKPEHSFSSACGEVVRKSAHRLFSKEESIDIQLGHRHKTLERCKNHNRILVIEDTADLNYSSHKSTKGLGGLGGKNTKGLNIHSAMVLTTEAEPLGLIGQYIWAPRASGRKKKNHNYSIQEKESFKWIRTKNWVNEWFEDYHGQVIVVGDREADFYEHFSWSRKQSIELLIRAQHLNRNIFYKGNKTKVSKIPELVEELGKLEVTIPRQKNRKKRKAQLSLRVAKIEYPPAYHKKGKTHSLTLVHVKEIEKEGIKSPVEWYLLTTLEVNNFDEAYEVLHFYVLRWPIERFHLVLKSGLKVERLQFDVFIRLKHALEVCSLVAWQLLWLAYIGKAKPNAIAAEVFDTIEIEILKQYTGVKIKTVTDFILALGSLSGFAKSKVQPLPGEKLLWQSLKLLRAMKLGYMLKTKPP
- a CDS encoding sigma-70 family RNA polymerase sigma factor produces the protein MDFDEIYKSYSSKIFRICLGFFNDFELAKDITQETFIAVWVNLKKFENRSSIGTWIYRIATNKCLRQIQKENSHPTVELPANLKNIAPSFEEDEKLSRLHQYISELPELERIIITLSLEDVPQEKIAEIIGISHANIRVKFHRIKAKLTKKFKENGQF
- a CDS encoding sigma-70 family RNA polymerase sigma factor — protein: MELAPGILEGCISNNRKDQKELYLILLPYLRAVANRYLRNTSYEKDVLQESFVKIFKSINTYDSKKAPLKSWASRIIINTCLNYNERVIGAPTEELLVVNHEGTQRPTALEQVTDDKLLAILKKMPKGYFEVFNLFVIEGYNHKEIASFLGISEALSRKNLSRAKAWFQKAKPMLIDN
- a CDS encoding family 16 glycosylhydrolase, translated to MELIWSDEFDGMALDTTRWSQQIGNGCPELCGWGNNEQQYYTDAPENIKVENGLLVITGREDSVGGEDYSSARIKSQGKADFRYGRFEARMRFPTTQGVWPAFWMLPTESVYGVWPGSGEIDIAEMIGSNPGQAVGTVHTGMPYDYNSGYYDLPPGETFADDFHVFAMEWEPDSITWFVDGIQYHQLTADDIGPWEPFQEDFYLILNLALGGNWPGDVDATTVLPQTLEVDYVRVYNRPDRLPIRGVQPVVEAVGLQYRTFDIAGANYIWTVPPDAEITSGQGTHEITVDWGCTPGNISLELQTACDTATLSYDVPSFALPTLSGPGTVTGNQAGITYSLSQASSGSLTWEVPNGASIVSGQGTNQIEVDWGCEYGDVIVTYAGSCGSSFSDTLSVAIQTYTISGQPSIPPNTTNRTYSIGEVPNATYIWSVPSDVSIISGQGTSTIEVDFGTMDGVISVIVETTCGTNSYDFPFAVEASFLYADFDVVDLEFIPYEGVVFEEVDNPSPSGINTSNRVGRVNKTFGSAPFAGIEADVYEIAFDLRPVMSQKVFSSATGVVRFMLDDETTGMERIKVELDYGPNDVNQWVQLVYDFTGIPSEVYDQLRLTYNHGSTTTEFWYFDDVMGHTEAILSTSLVESITKTIKVYPNPSSDLFFVDTKDIFPVGSNYDLEILDTQGRLVLRQQDIAQGQPVAFDLGAQPTGMYFLHLSGQSLHYVKAIVKKE